A single Clostridium sp. AN503 DNA region contains:
- a CDS encoding tyrosine-type recombinase/integrase, with amino-acid sequence MKKKMEQKLIEEYRDRLREEEKSKLTIEKYIRDIMRFYDGLPDDKYFDKGDVLKYKEYLQENYQISSANSMLVALNRFFQYMGWEDCRVRQFKVQKSFFCQRDRFMTRGEYERLVECAEQAGDDQLSLIMQTICSTGIRVGELRFVDVKAVNAGYAYISNKGKTRIVFLPRPLIRMLKIFCKREQISEGPVFISNRKQAVDRSVIWRKMKKLCRKSGVDEKKVFPHNLRHLFALTFYRARKDLLRLAEILGHSSIETTRIYTATPGNEHVRLLSRLGLVCEYRYKKVT; translated from the coding sequence ATGAAGAAGAAAATGGAACAAAAGCTGATTGAAGAATACCGGGACAGACTGAGAGAGGAAGAAAAATCAAAACTGACCATAGAGAAATATATCCGGGATATCATGCGTTTCTATGATGGTCTGCCGGACGATAAATATTTTGATAAAGGGGATGTGTTGAAATATAAAGAATATCTTCAGGAAAATTATCAGATATCAAGCGCCAATTCCATGCTTGTGGCCTTAAACCGTTTTTTTCAGTATATGGGATGGGAAGACTGCAGGGTGCGGCAGTTCAAGGTTCAGAAAAGTTTCTTCTGCCAGAGGGACCGTTTTATGACCAGAGGGGAATATGAGCGGCTGGTGGAATGTGCAGAGCAGGCGGGAGATGACCAGCTGAGCCTGATCATGCAGACAATCTGCAGCACCGGAATCCGGGTCGGGGAGCTGCGGTTCGTGGATGTTAAGGCGGTCAATGCAGGCTATGCTTATATCAGCAACAAAGGAAAAACCAGGATAGTTTTTCTGCCCCGGCCCTTGATACGGATGCTGAAGATCTTTTGCAAAAGGGAGCAAATATCAGAAGGGCCGGTTTTCATCTCAAACAGGAAGCAGGCCGTTGACCGCAGCGTCATCTGGCGTAAGATGAAAAAACTTTGCAGGAAATCCGGCGTCGATGAGAAGAAGGTATTCCCCCACAATCTCCGGCACCTGTTCGCGCTTACCTTCTACCGGGCCAGGAAAGATCTGCTCCGGCTGGCCGAGATCCTGGGCCATTCCAGTATTGAGACAACAAGGATCTATACGGCGACGCCGGGCAATGAACATGTGAGGCTTTTGTCGCGGCTGGGGCTGGTATGTGAGTACAGATATAAAAAAGTCACATAA
- a CDS encoding leucine-rich repeat protein translates to MWQSGKMKKLRRILAGWLCVILVVSLNISSLAEKGGQITEIIPTLSSEDKAETKAPSEESDEIPDETETMPIETDPAGEPEEENKNTSSVILHTPSNTENTEQTGESDTSGDPEDEATPSDADEDLINDLIDDEATPSDATPADADLVWSVEELQKRIDALPAVSELEGEELGDFLLEVYREVVDIREAVESLSEDEQALLDVGKLEELETFFVEEYPAVFAAESGVLVDTGIMNKTLRWSVYETSEPGATNQEYTVIYTWETDAREGIIGPDKGADGYLEDYKYRITKAIFPEDGEIILDYQAIRDWAGIREIEFPDSIIEFRKKAIASGYSFAKLQRLILPGSITIQDDAIDDEAVRKLNKLIFTNDNPEKAGKIGARVFRNTNIEELEFPGAVKEIGEETFFSNRFLNKLDLGQVETIGAKAFADCIALKQIEIPTTITTIGSKAFSGCSIERLVYRAADDAGLVTDSIELPEQSEMVIGKETKHLTGSLFNGLKRVSVFFEPNNAIGISGITDGPVKALNGLSGTYYVDEVGVLYTEDKKTLIYCPPEIAVYTVPETVTQVGAYAFCQAKDLTEVTFAAPKTVTEFGTRAFYGCTRLARINTRTTIAEVKEEFSNCKVWDSQLFMNTALTDAPQTGGILQKEKIELREGGEDAILSFGFSMGVTTTETETGFENLTGDSIHLQIDAHGTNEKMYQYRIYMEASDPACSFGIDVDQTLELGPEGSTIPVTLRESDVEGIYYLEFSLETGSTASFEITPAYPSPDSAGGILTVWGAILTAEEADVIGNGLTQDGDAAQQTEWGTVRNTFAVEKKATGMALQNGLALRGDGTEGGPLHVVVNGGDAAIGYDLNLVVQSGSGSQDTAYGKDFVHTVHYRDTLMLPDGMHWKQEVLDAIQSGAWYAEFDKNNDNYLNFYYKNNNVVYLIAQIKGNAYINTAAYKLEVSDENVILSWNWLNGSTKQEISTKTISLLINTQNLRVSRDDPAYGWGENQTLTNHISCTLQYMYSGDVTIETSVELPIAPAKSEITIKKTSMGQRYRGAEAYFNIALANKGGLTFNGLKALEDTNIPKDYYIRPEDIVRMFRSESFGKHMQLTITDATLYQKLELETATALDGITPVTVTAANSSLGEEIKAGDKPVRATMVFAWEGNELNLKIYHNGNTEDSPDNVYPLSLTDEGVSIQAALDAAGYLVTYHASYHVVWNLDGIPLYAGQTLEFPVYTTLKDTFQFIQEPWHHEEDVNKANRSGANIAKVIYLENGAEKYLTSTYEGSAYADFRIDKSAAVKGTTILDDMVLAMGDNIEYTLNVRHWGKGDTNGLPLIDFLTGPQQLLVPVERNQESEWAKDLTPEEIEGSKYYILTTDGGADGEYKNVWIGTDENGTLLCADTVKLQRTDGQLKTTITWYYHNLTPEDYTHTVTYKVHLKALEEDKTEGSLYWINNIVWLNGKVADYLYDHTGLYVTEFKFGKEIVVSPEGEPEQTAIHSIIKKGSSARYKLSLDMYSNVTADIKVTDAYDVLPFTHGKFNWTKDNVKIRYTDRNGAPIDKEFVWDIVNTDSTGKISKTAEENTYFTIQWGELTIPLESLVIYVELQFPENAAVWDPYVTVNAGKLLYNDFYIGGIQRRVSHELAETGRIYLQKGVYRIGHYSGRSGNYDFYGTTTRTHYINEDGNQPKVAYYIQLYNGGNTRLYLTEIQDELPKGFTLADDRSYIGYLFSDPYDFYNGYNGGNNYVVTDYRAYIPYKDRVFGVLTDTNNASITYKSARVTVQTQENTLTGRQKLTFTFGKGSGYPQNASVNYDPDRNLYFLEKGEAISFAYTCRVGEATETEDYAENAIAMPYLDYSGGGIDAAKGVTGRTYDYSDDPSGVMTETMDKNIGLCDIISNDEALSEGFSIPDSDESQEWLRSSVTVERGGIIPGITKKASSYTTPESTELPYSNGAGPLDQINWTLTLHNNGEVPLIDYTVKDTMEYPYIFTGDVKYTSYTMTGKEWTKPEKQGTLFSITDRILEAEQTYLQVTDGSKTYKILLAESEENAQWTELSTTLETHVYGKFQLRFYKEGNREIMEIHMSDPRYQLLSGGYAELAVSTVNKTNERPYKIYTNHVVQKPTQIYEADRVTQGMNVTDETGKNAGVRNSAPVVIAGAYATSSYKAVEEKDMPEGETNRTDSSGLINYILLPGKNKEFTYTLTVNNDNTGKYSIGNMTFIDNLPEVGDHATFSADSYRESQFKVRPADDPNVTVRIEYPDGKQTELDLTQYTVEYTNRTEFEEADWEGNGSGWSETVNENTRSLRIMILPVTDKEFIPEQAKIHVSFNARIDGDANAGDIAWNSFGYRYSMIGETPKLLSAPLKVGVKIPEIPILEKRLISVEYEESPARQDQTFHFLIHQGPVLDGLDYNDEDAVKTALSGSSAPAFTVVPVTVKSGDTSGQVVLSGLKQWKAQTQPDGTIEWVEDTATDWNWTDRTQYTIAELTPSADYQFFRLHGSTTNGVSFYHQDATPIRLDCENRYPGWSILLKKADSKIVTTLLPGAVFALYSPLASDQIQEGDAAYDAYLALSESERPAMTFAEPGTSIGTEGIGDTGNAGGTGDTGSTDTTWYLADIRTTGDSGTITWEGLSESAYRLKEVRAPEGYQITDTGYLEAVKPDRQEGNTDPLVLTITVKNTSAFVLPKTGGTGTLPVNLAGILCLCYSGFLYKKKRAGVFTQKEKGGKGK, encoded by the coding sequence ATGTGGCAGAGTGGGAAAATGAAAAAGCTGAGGAGAATACTGGCGGGATGGCTTTGTGTAATACTGGTGGTGTCCTTAAATATTTCATCTCTTGCAGAAAAGGGCGGACAGATTACCGAGATTATACCGACATTATCGTCGGAAGATAAGGCAGAGACCAAAGCGCCATCGGAGGAATCAGATGAGATTCCCGACGAGACGGAAACGATGCCAATAGAGACGGACCCTGCCGGGGAGCCGGAGGAAGAGAATAAGAATACGAGTTCCGTGATCCTCCACACTCCGAGCAATACGGAAAATACCGAACAAACCGGGGAGTCAGATACATCAGGCGATCCGGAGGATGAGGCTACGCCCAGCGATGCAGATGAGGACTTGATAAACGATCTCATTGACGATGAAGCCACACCCAGCGACGCCACGCCCGCAGATGCGGACTTGGTGTGGTCGGTGGAGGAACTGCAGAAGCGGATCGATGCGCTTCCGGCAGTGAGCGAGCTTGAAGGCGAAGAACTGGGAGACTTCCTTTTAGAGGTTTACCGGGAAGTGGTGGATATAAGGGAAGCAGTGGAGAGCCTGAGCGAGGACGAGCAGGCTCTGTTAGACGTGGGGAAATTGGAGGAGTTGGAGACATTTTTTGTGGAGGAGTATCCGGCGGTGTTTGCGGCGGAAAGCGGAGTGTTGGTGGATACCGGGATTATGAATAAGACGCTGCGGTGGAGTGTGTATGAGACCTCGGAGCCGGGAGCGACGAATCAGGAGTATACGGTGATTTATACATGGGAAACGGATGCCAGAGAGGGAATCATAGGTCCAGACAAAGGTGCAGATGGATATTTAGAAGATTATAAATACAGAATAACAAAGGCTATATTTCCGGAGGACGGAGAGATTATTCTGGATTATCAGGCAATAAGAGACTGGGCTGGAATACGGGAGATTGAATTTCCGGATAGTATCATAGAATTTCGTAAAAAGGCAATTGCAAGCGGGTATAGTTTTGCGAAACTTCAAAGGCTTATACTTCCCGGCTCTATCACAATACAAGATGATGCAATTGATGATGAAGCTGTAAGAAAATTAAATAAATTGATCTTTACAAATGACAATCCGGAAAAAGCCGGAAAAATCGGAGCAAGAGTCTTTAGAAACACAAATATTGAAGAACTGGAGTTTCCAGGTGCAGTAAAAGAAATTGGTGAGGAGACATTTTTTAGTAATAGGTTTTTAAATAAGTTGGATCTGGGACAGGTAGAAACAATCGGAGCAAAGGCGTTTGCTGACTGTATTGCACTTAAGCAGATAGAAATTCCAACCACAATAACAACGATTGGCAGTAAAGCCTTTAGCGGATGCAGCATAGAACGTCTGGTATATCGTGCAGCAGATGATGCAGGACTGGTGACGGATTCTATAGAACTTCCGGAACAGTCGGAGATGGTGATAGGAAAAGAAACAAAGCATTTGACTGGCTCCCTTTTCAATGGATTGAAACGAGTGTCGGTTTTCTTTGAGCCGAACAATGCCATAGGTATATCTGGCATCACCGATGGCCCCGTAAAAGCGCTGAATGGGTTATCCGGCACCTATTATGTAGATGAAGTTGGAGTGCTCTATACGGAAGACAAAAAAACTCTTATTTATTGTCCTCCGGAAATAGCTGTTTACACAGTACCTGAAACCGTAACGCAGGTGGGAGCGTATGCATTTTGCCAGGCTAAGGATCTGACAGAAGTGACGTTTGCTGCACCCAAGACGGTAACAGAGTTTGGCACCAGAGCATTTTATGGTTGTACCAGGCTGGCCCGGATAAATACAAGAACGACTATTGCGGAAGTAAAAGAGGAATTTTCTAATTGCAAAGTCTGGGATTCTCAATTATTTATGAATACGGCACTGACAGATGCACCTCAGACGGGGGGCATCTTACAGAAAGAAAAGATCGAGTTGAGAGAAGGGGGTGAGGATGCTATTTTGTCATTTGGTTTTTCAATGGGAGTCACAACTACAGAGACCGAGACAGGATTTGAAAACCTTACAGGAGACAGCATTCATCTTCAGATAGATGCTCATGGTACAAATGAGAAAATGTATCAATACCGCATTTACATGGAAGCATCTGACCCAGCATGCAGTTTTGGCATAGATGTGGACCAGACGCTGGAATTAGGGCCGGAGGGTTCAACGATACCGGTGACGCTGAGAGAAAGTGATGTGGAGGGAATTTATTATCTGGAATTTTCTCTTGAGACCGGTAGTACGGCATCTTTTGAAATCACCCCGGCATATCCATCGCCTGATTCCGCAGGCGGAATTCTGACGGTTTGGGGAGCCATTTTGACTGCAGAGGAAGCGGACGTTATTGGAAACGGTCTGACACAAGACGGAGATGCTGCACAACAAACAGAGTGGGGCACCGTGCGAAATACCTTTGCGGTAGAGAAAAAAGCCACCGGAATGGCGCTTCAGAATGGACTGGCGCTTCGGGGTGACGGTACGGAAGGTGGACCGCTGCATGTCGTGGTAAATGGCGGAGATGCAGCCATAGGATATGATTTGAATCTGGTGGTGCAGTCAGGAAGTGGCAGCCAGGATACTGCCTATGGCAAGGATTTTGTGCACACGGTTCACTACAGAGATACCTTAATGCTGCCGGATGGTATGCATTGGAAACAGGAGGTTCTGGACGCAATTCAGTCAGGGGCCTGGTACGCAGAATTTGATAAAAATAATGATAATTATTTGAACTTTTATTATAAGAATAATAATGTTGTGTATCTAATTGCACAGATTAAGGGAAATGCATATATAAATACAGCGGCATATAAGTTGGAGGTATCTGATGAAAATGTTATCTTGAGCTGGAATTGGTTGAACGGATCGACAAAACAGGAAATATCAACAAAAACCATTTCGCTATTGATCAATACGCAAAATTTGCGGGTTTCAAGAGACGATCCGGCGTATGGTTGGGGTGAAAACCAGACTTTGACAAACCATATTTCCTGTACATTGCAATACATGTATTCCGGTGATGTGACTATTGAGACCTCTGTAGAACTGCCTATCGCTCCGGCAAAAAGTGAGATAACAATAAAAAAGACATCTATGGGACAGCGCTACAGGGGCGCTGAGGCTTATTTTAATATAGCCCTTGCAAATAAAGGAGGTCTGACATTCAACGGACTTAAGGCATTAGAGGATACAAATATCCCTAAAGATTACTATATCCGGCCGGAAGATATTGTAAGAATGTTCCGGTCGGAATCGTTTGGAAAACATATGCAATTGACAATTACCGATGCAACGCTATATCAAAAGCTGGAGTTGGAAACGGCGACGGCTTTGGATGGAATAACTCCGGTTACAGTGACGGCAGCGAATTCTTCTTTAGGCGAAGAGATAAAAGCGGGAGATAAACCTGTCCGAGCGACAATGGTCTTTGCTTGGGAAGGCAATGAACTGAATTTAAAAATATACCATAACGGGAATACGGAAGATTCGCCCGATAATGTATATCCGTTGAGTCTGACAGATGAAGGTGTATCCATTCAGGCTGCCCTGGATGCTGCTGGTTATCTGGTAACTTATCATGCATCCTACCATGTTGTATGGAATTTAGACGGAATCCCGCTATATGCAGGGCAGACGTTGGAATTCCCAGTGTATACTACGCTGAAGGATACCTTTCAGTTTATACAGGAACCCTGGCACCATGAAGAAGACGTTAATAAAGCAAATCGGAGCGGAGCAAATATAGCCAAAGTGATTTACCTTGAGAATGGTGCAGAAAAGTATCTTACATCAACGTATGAAGGTTCTGCGTATGCAGATTTCCGTATTGATAAAAGCGCTGCGGTAAAAGGGACCACTATTTTGGATGACATGGTGTTAGCGATGGGAGATAACATTGAGTACACACTGAACGTGAGACACTGGGGAAAGGGGGACACCAATGGTCTACCTTTGATTGACTTTCTAACAGGACCGCAGCAACTTTTGGTACCGGTGGAGCGCAATCAGGAGTCTGAATGGGCGAAGGATCTTACGCCTGAAGAGATAGAAGGGTCAAAATATTATATTCTGACAACTGATGGAGGGGCAGATGGTGAGTATAAAAATGTCTGGATTGGAACGGATGAAAATGGGACGCTTCTTTGTGCAGACACCGTAAAATTGCAGCGTACAGATGGTCAGCTTAAGACAACGATCACCTGGTATTATCATAACTTAACACCAGAGGATTATACACATACAGTAACCTATAAAGTACACTTAAAAGCGTTAGAAGAGGACAAAACGGAAGGTTCCCTTTATTGGATCAATAATATAGTCTGGCTAAATGGTAAAGTGGCAGATTATTTATATGACCATACAGGACTGTATGTAACGGAGTTTAAGTTCGGTAAGGAAATTGTGGTATCGCCTGAAGGGGAGCCCGAGCAGACAGCCATCCATTCGATCATAAAAAAAGGGAGCAGTGCCAGATATAAGTTGAGTCTGGATATGTACAGCAATGTGACGGCGGATATAAAAGTGACCGATGCGTATGATGTGCTGCCTTTTACTCATGGAAAGTTTAACTGGACAAAAGATAATGTAAAGATCAGGTATACCGATAGAAACGGAGCACCGATTGACAAAGAATTTGTCTGGGATATTGTAAACACGGACTCTACAGGGAAAATCTCGAAAACGGCAGAGGAAAATACATACTTTACAATTCAATGGGGCGAGTTGACCATCCCATTGGAAAGCCTTGTTATTTATGTGGAATTGCAATTCCCGGAAAACGCTGCTGTTTGGGATCCGTATGTTACCGTGAATGCAGGAAAACTGCTATATAATGACTTTTATATAGGCGGGATTCAGAGACGGGTCAGCCACGAGTTAGCAGAGACGGGAAGAATATATCTTCAGAAAGGTGTTTATCGTATAGGGCATTATTCTGGTCGGAGCGGTAACTATGACTTTTACGGGACAACTACACGGACGCATTATATTAATGAAGATGGTAATCAGCCTAAAGTAGCATATTATATCCAGTTATATAATGGTGGAAATACTCGCCTGTACCTTACAGAAATTCAGGACGAGCTGCCTAAAGGATTTACTTTGGCGGATGATAGAAGCTATATTGGGTATCTTTTTAGTGATCCTTACGATTTTTACAACGGATATAATGGTGGAAATAATTATGTTGTAACAGACTATAGGGCTTATATTCCCTACAAAGACAGAGTGTTTGGTGTGCTTACGGATACCAATAATGCATCGATAACTTATAAAAGTGCCAGGGTTACGGTTCAGACTCAGGAAAATACATTGACAGGGCGACAAAAGCTGACATTTACTTTTGGGAAAGGAAGCGGTTATCCCCAAAATGCAAGTGTCAATTATGACCCGGATAGGAACCTTTATTTTCTGGAAAAGGGAGAGGCGATTAGCTTTGCCTATACGTGCCGGGTTGGAGAGGCAACAGAGACAGAAGATTATGCTGAAAATGCGATTGCCATGCCATACCTGGATTATTCTGGAGGCGGCATAGATGCGGCAAAGGGTGTAACTGGAAGGACGTATGATTATTCAGATGATCCCAGTGGGGTAATGACAGAAACCATGGATAAAAATATAGGACTGTGCGATATCATAAGCAATGATGAGGCATTGAGCGAAGGCTTTTCTATTCCGGATTCAGATGAGAGTCAGGAATGGCTGAGGTCATCTGTGACCGTAGAAAGAGGAGGGATTATACCGGGAATTACTAAGAAGGCATCTTCATACACTACGCCAGAGAGCACAGAACTCCCATACAGCAACGGAGCAGGACCGCTTGATCAGATAAACTGGACGCTGACGCTTCATAATAATGGGGAAGTCCCGCTGATTGATTATACGGTAAAAGATACTATGGAATATCCCTATATCTTTACGGGAGATGTTAAATATACCTCCTATACTATGACGGGAAAGGAGTGGACTAAGCCGGAGAAACAGGGAACACTATTTTCCATAACAGACCGAATATTAGAAGCAGAACAAACTTATCTTCAGGTAACAGATGGTAGTAAGACGTACAAAATCCTATTAGCTGAATCTGAAGAAAATGCGCAGTGGACTGAGTTATCAACGACGCTTGAGACACACGTGTATGGAAAGTTTCAACTCCGTTTTTATAAAGAAGGTAACCGTGAGATTATGGAAATCCATATGAGTGATCCACGGTATCAGCTTTTGTCCGGTGGATATGCGGAACTGGCGGTTTCTACGGTAAACAAAACAAATGAAAGACCTTATAAAATATACACGAACCATGTTGTCCAGAAGCCGACACAGATTTATGAGGCAGACCGGGTTACACAGGGGATGAATGTGACGGATGAAACAGGAAAAAATGCTGGTGTCCGTAACAGCGCTCCGGTCGTGATTGCAGGAGCATATGCAACCAGCTCCTACAAAGCGGTAGAAGAAAAGGACATGCCTGAGGGCGAGACTAATAGGACCGATTCGTCAGGGCTTATTAATTATATACTTCTTCCTGGTAAGAATAAGGAGTTTACTTATACACTTACAGTCAACAATGATAATACGGGTAAGTATAGTATTGGGAATATGACTTTTATTGACAACCTGCCGGAGGTTGGAGACCATGCCACGTTTTCTGCGGATAGTTACCGGGAAAGCCAGTTTAAGGTGAGACCGGCAGACGATCCAAATGTGACAGTAAGGATTGAATACCCGGATGGCAAACAAACTGAGCTTGATCTGACTCAATATACCGTAGAGTATACGAATAGAACTGAGTTTGAAGAAGCGGATTGGGAAGGCAATGGCAGCGGCTGGTCAGAGACAGTGAATGAAAATACCAGATCATTGCGCATAATGATTCTGCCGGTAACGGATAAAGAATTTATCCCGGAACAGGCAAAGATCCATGTTTCTTTTAATGCAAGGATAGACGGTGACGCCAACGCGGGAGATATTGCCTGGAACAGCTTCGGTTATCGCTATTCTATGATTGGCGAGACTCCAAAACTGTTAAGTGCACCGTTGAAAGTTGGTGTTAAGATACCAGAGATACCAATACTGGAAAAGCGTTTGATTTCTGTGGAGTACGAGGAAAGCCCGGCCAGGCAGGATCAGACCTTCCATTTCCTGATTCACCAGGGTCCGGTACTGGATGGTCTGGATTACAACGACGAGGATGCAGTGAAGACCGCACTTTCAGGCAGTAGCGCTCCTGCATTCACGGTAGTCCCAGTCACTGTAAAATCTGGCGACACATCTGGACAGGTAGTTTTGTCCGGCCTGAAGCAGTGGAAGGCTCAGACACAGCCAGACGGTACAATTGAGTGGGTGGAGGATACTGCTACAGACTGGAACTGGACCGACAGAACCCAGTATACCATAGCAGAACTCACCCCATCCGCCGACTACCAGTTCTTCCGGCTCCATGGCAGCACAACAAACGGCGTCAGTTTCTACCATCAGGATGCAACTCCCATCCGTCTCGACTGCGAGAACCGCTATCCTGGCTGGTCCATTCTCCTGAAGAAGGCAGACAGCAAGATCGTGACAACCCTGCTCCCGGGTGCAGTTTTTGCGCTCTACAGTCCGTTGGCATCCGATCAGATTCAGGAAGGCGATGCGGCATATGATGCGTATCTGGCACTGAGTGAATCAGAGCGCCCGGCGATGACTTTTGCAGAGCCGGGAACGAGCATCGGCACAGAGGGTATAGGTGACACAGGAAATGCGGGAGGCACTGGAGATACAGGCAGTACAGACACCACCTGGTATCTGGCTGACATCCGCACCACCGGGGATTCAGGAACCATCACCTGGGAAGGTCTTTCAGAGAGTGCGTACAGATTAAAAGAAGTAAGAGCACCTGAAGGCTATCAGATAACTGACACTGGCTATCTTGAGGCTGTCAAGCCAGACCGTCAGGAGGGCAATACAGACCCGCTTGTCCTGACCATCACTGTTAAGAACACCAGCGCATTTGTTCTGCCCAAGACCGGAGGCACCGGGACGCTGCCAGTAAACCTGGCAGGAATACTGTGCCTGTGTTATTCCGGCTTTCTATATAAAAAGAAAAGAGCAGGAGTATTTACCCAAAAAGAAAAAGGAGGAAAAGGGAAATGA
- a CDS encoding isopeptide-forming domain-containing fimbrial protein, translating into MTVDGATQKTLANIDWGTGVNGTALLAALKADGTIGEKFTSSASADDVATVLQGTDFASDSANLDAFAAIVGEHLTGSPAESTLKADTTYTYTIDGLGGGYYLVKDKDDSLAGDENNAYTKFILQMVESTTVNAKAEAPNIDKKIEGTGDGTVSGESNIGETITFKLTSQVPQMDGYNWYYFIVNDKLSAGLDYVGEETITIGSTTLTKDTDYAITADVTGSGANKSTALKIVFKDFLNKHKASAGQQITITYKAKLNEYAKAGVEGNENEVTLTYSNNPNYDYDGNKDPDKPDEPKEDTPTDTTTTKKTYTYTTKLRVVKVDENGKPLPGAEFKLSGNGLATTISTSNQTTTSYVQDANGDWVVGDDGEMRAYVEGTDAGKTRYKQVTVTDTVVTTEGTTTDIKVEVDANGCLVFKGLGAGTYELEETKAPTGFNALSGKITVVITCELPDTIDPAGDNPCVWKYYVSGAVTDGSASAPITSKDGFISITVENKQGAMLPSTGGVGTTIFTIAGLALMIGAIFMLAKKNRRDETE; encoded by the coding sequence GTGACTGTCGACGGCGCCACACAGAAGACCCTGGCAAATATTGACTGGGGTACAGGTGTGAATGGCACGGCGCTTCTTGCGGCCTTGAAAGCAGACGGGACCATTGGAGAAAAATTCACATCCAGTGCCAGTGCAGATGATGTTGCAACTGTACTGCAGGGAACGGACTTCGCTTCCGATTCTGCGAATCTGGATGCATTTGCGGCAATTGTAGGTGAGCACTTGACCGGTTCACCGGCTGAAAGTACGCTCAAAGCAGACACAACTTATACATATACCATCGATGGCCTGGGAGGGGGATATTATCTTGTGAAAGATAAGGATGATTCCCTTGCGGGTGATGAGAATAACGCCTATACCAAGTTCATCTTACAGATGGTAGAGAGCACCACAGTAAATGCCAAAGCCGAGGCTCCCAATATCGATAAAAAGATCGAGGGGACAGGTGACGGTACCGTTTCCGGCGAATCCAATATTGGCGAGACCATCACATTCAAACTGACGTCCCAGGTTCCGCAGATGGACGGATACAACTGGTATTATTTTATCGTAAACGATAAACTTTCAGCGGGACTGGACTATGTGGGTGAGGAAACGATCACCATTGGAAGCACCACGCTTACAAAGGATACGGATTATGCGATAACTGCGGATGTAACAGGTTCAGGAGCAAACAAGTCCACAGCATTAAAGATCGTATTTAAGGATTTCCTTAACAAACATAAAGCATCTGCCGGGCAGCAGATCACCATCACATATAAGGCGAAACTCAATGAGTATGCCAAAGCGGGCGTAGAAGGCAATGAGAACGAAGTGACATTGACCTATTCCAACAATCCGAACTATGATTACGACGGAAATAAGGACCCGGACAAACCGGATGAGCCGAAAGAGGATACGCCGACTGATACGACAACAACCAAAAAGACTTACACCTATACCACAAAACTCAGAGTTGTGAAAGTGGACGAGAACGGGAAACCGCTTCCAGGAGCAGAATTTAAGCTGAGTGGCAACGGGCTTGCCACAACTATTTCAACTTCCAACCAGACCACAACCTCTTATGTTCAGGATGCAAACGGCGACTGGGTGGTGGGCGATGACGGGGAGATGCGGGCATATGTAGAAGGTACGGATGCCGGCAAAACAAGATATAAGCAGGTCACCGTTACCGATACCGTGGTGACAACAGAAGGGACCACGACGGATATCAAGGTTGAGGTGGATGCAAATGGCTGTCTGGTATTCAAGGGACTGGGAGCAGGAACCTATGAGCTGGAGGAGACAAAAGCGCCGACCGGTTTTAATGCCCTGTCCGGCAAGATCACAGTTGTTATCACCTGTGAGCTTCCTGATACGATCGATCCGGCAGGAGATAATCCCTGTGTATGGAAATACTATGTTTCCGGAGCAGTGACAGATGGTTCAGCAAGCGCGCCAATTACGTCAAAAGATGGCTTTATCTCCATTACGGTAGAGAACAAACAGGGCGCCATGCTTCCATCCACCGGTGGTGTAGGGACGACCATCTTTACGATCGCGGGCCTGGCACTCATGATCGGGGCGATCTTTATGCTTGCAAAGAAGAACAGACGGGATGAGACAGAATAG